The DNA window GTGTCACTTTCGCTTTGGCAGCAGTGTCTTGCCCGATTGCAGGATGAGTTACCAGCCACAGAATTCAGTATGTGGATACGCCCTTTGCAGGCGGAATTGAGCGATAACACGCTGGCACTGTATGCGCCAAACCGTTTTGTGCTCGATTGGGTAAGGGATAAATACCTCAATAATATCAATGGCCTCCTCAATGAATTTTGCGGTGTTGATGCCCCACAGCTGCGTTTTGAAGTTGGCACTAAGCCTGCGGTTCAGCCGCACAGAAGCACAGTAAGCGTTGCGGCCACCGCGCCTGCGGCTCAGGTTCAGACGGCGCGCGTTGCGCCGACAATTGTGCGTCCGGGCTGGGACAACGTTCCCGCACCCGCAGAGCCGACTTATCGCTCCAACGTTAACATTAAGCATACGTTTGATAACTTCGTTGAAGGTAAATCTAACCAGCTGGCTCGCGCGGCGGCGCGCCAGGTTGCTGATAACCCTGGTGGAGCCTACAACCCGCTGTTCCTTTATGGCGGCACCGGTCTGGGTAAAACCCACCTTTTACATGCGGTCGGTAACGGCATCGTGGCGCGTAAACCCAATGCAAAAGTGGTTTACATGCACTCCGAGCGTTTTGTGCAGGACATGGTAAAAGCTCTGCAAAACAACGCCATTGAAGAGTTTAAACGCTACTACCGTTCCGTTGATGCCCTGCTGATCGATGATATTCAGTTCTTTGCGAATAAAGAGCGCTCGCAGGAGGAGTTTTTCCACACCTTCAATGCCCTGCTGGAAGGCAATCAGCAGATCATTCTGACGTCGGATCGCTATCCGAAAGAGATCAACGGGGTTGAGGATCGTCTGAAATCACGCTTCGGTTGGGGCCTGACGGTAGCGATCGAACCGCCAGAGCTGGAAACT is part of the Klebsiella huaxiensis genome and encodes:
- the dnaA gene encoding chromosomal replication initiator protein DnaA; the protein is MSLSLWQQCLARLQDELPATEFSMWIRPLQAELSDNTLALYAPNRFVLDWVRDKYLNNINGLLNEFCGVDAPQLRFEVGTKPAVQPHRSTVSVAATAPAAQVQTARVAPTIVRPGWDNVPAPAEPTYRSNVNIKHTFDNFVEGKSNQLARAAARQVADNPGGAYNPLFLYGGTGLGKTHLLHAVGNGIVARKPNAKVVYMHSERFVQDMVKALQNNAIEEFKRYYRSVDALLIDDIQFFANKERSQEEFFHTFNALLEGNQQIILTSDRYPKEINGVEDRLKSRFGWGLTVAIEPPELETRVAILMKKADENDIRLPGEVAFFIAKRLRSNVRELEGALNRVIANANFTGRAITIDFVREALRDLLALQEKLVTIDNIQKTVAEYYKIKVADLLSKRRSRSVARPRQMAMALAKELTNHSLPEIGDAFGGRDHTTVLHACRKIEQLREESHDIKEDFSNLIRILSS